A genomic window from Silene latifolia isolate original U9 population chromosome Y, ASM4854445v1, whole genome shotgun sequence includes:
- the LOC141628872 gene encoding protein FAR-RED IMPAIRED RESPONSE 1-like, with translation MMFGEVLSADATYGTNKYDMVFVPFTGVDHHKRCITFGAGLIGDESIECYTWLFKTFLEAMGRCQPRIIITDRDKSMKSVVPEVFKDSTHRLCMWHIMKKLREKLSYQLFQDEDFKTRLNRCVWNNQLEPDEFEEQWEKIMTDYQLVEHEWSESENSFFDRFLTPHLTLVEFWLCYESALEAQRHKQSKLNSDNKHSEIPRKTKSNLEVYASEMYSHNIFKDFQTELVAALSDCHFKDMEKIDETKIYILTDLQIPNKSWNVTYSPDNMEITCSCSMFQRMGLLCRHCLWILHNQDFQKIPEQYIMQRWTKAAMSKPVFDKDGKLIDVSQKFSDRKSLSTELWQEVYSCVSVAECDDNDMKLLIEKQRDIRLDIISNRSVPAKKKDKMKEIEKYVGCKIPEKFVIHVPKNLKTREQHVVLLSKREHKILQKTVVNRGKILLVFRHDAHYQ, from the exons ATGATGTTCGGTGAGGTGTTATCAGCAGATGCCACATATggaacaaacaagtacgatatggtgTTTGTGCCTTTCACAGGAGTTGATCACCACAAAAGGTGCATAACCTTTGGAGCTGGGTTGATAGGTGATGAAAGTATTGAGTGTTACACATGGTTGTTCAAGACATTTTTGGAAGCAATGGGCAGGTGCCAGCCGAGAATTATAATTACTGATCGGGACAAATCAATGAAGTCGGTAGTCCCGGAAGTGTTTAAGGACTCAACACACAGACTGTGCATGTGGCACATAATGAAGAAACTAAGAGAAAAACTCAGTTATCAACTGTTTCAAGATGAGGATTTTAAGACCAGACTCAAtaggtgtgtttggaacaaccaacTTGAGCCTGATGAATTCGAAGAACAATGGGAGAAGATAATGACTGATTATCAACTTGTAGAACACGAGTG GTCTGAGAGTGAAAACAGTTTCTTTGACAGGTTCCTCACACCTCATTTGACCCTTGTTGAGTTTTGGTTGTGCTATGAGAGTGCCTTGGAAGCACAAAGACACAAGCAGTCCAAGTTGAACAGTGACAACAAACACTCTGAAATCCCACGGAAAACAAAGTCAAACCTTGAAGTCTATGCTTCTGAAATGTACTCGcacaacattttcaaagactTCCAAACAGAATTGGTTGCAGCTTTATCTGATTGCCATTTTAAAGATATggagaagattgatgagacaaaaatatatattctaacAGACTTGCAGATACCAAATAAGTCATGGAACGTAACATATTCACCAGATAACATGGAGATTACTTGTTCCTGTTCTATGTTTCAGAGAATGGGCTTGTTGTGCAGGCACTGCCTTTGGATTCTACACAACCAAGATTTTCAGAAAATACCAGAACAGTACATAATGCAAAGATGGACAAAAGCTGCAATGAGTAAGCCTGTCTTTGATAAAGATGGCAAATTGATAGATGTCTCTCAAAAGTTTTCTGACCGGAAAAGTTTGAGTACTGAGTTGTGGCAAGAGGTTTATTCTTGTGTTAGCGTAGCTGAGTGTGATGATAACGACATGAAgcttttgattgaaaaacagagagataTTAGGTTGGATATAATTAGTAACAGAAGTGTTCCagcaaagaagaaagacaagatgaaagaaatagaaaagtacGTGGGCTGCAAAATACCTGAGAAGTTTGTGATTCATGTTCctaaaaatctaaaaacaagg GAACAGCATGTAGTGCTGTTAAGCAAAAGAGAGCATAAAATCTTACAAAAGACAGTGGTCAATCGTGGAAAAATTCTTCTGGTTTTCCGTCACGATGCACATTATCAATGA